The Anabaena sp. WA102 genome contains a region encoding:
- a CDS encoding YciI family protein translates to MAWFVKIETGKVEKPTFDQYVPAHRAYVQELITKGHKAKTGYWAQKGGGMMLFEAASMDEAQAIVLADPLVQNDCVSYQLFEWRIVVE, encoded by the coding sequence ATGGCTTGGTTTGTCAAAATTGAAACTGGTAAGGTTGAGAAACCCACCTTTGACCAATATGTACCTGCCCATAGAGCCTATGTACAAGAGTTGATTACTAAAGGACACAAAGCTAAAACAGGTTATTGGGCGCAGAAGGGTGGTGGAATGATGTTATTTGAGGCGGCATCAATGGATGAGGCACAAGCAATAGTATTGGCTGACCCCTTGGTACAGAACGATTGTGTCAGTTATCAATTATTTGAATGGCGAATTGTTGTGGAATAG
- a CDS encoding phasin family protein — protein sequence MPGFGDIVQKAFYLGVGLASYAGEKAGGKLAELRSQFQKLADEMVAKGEMNTEEARRFVEDMMKQAQQQSTSRQTPEKTAPSEPRRIEILEVDEEPRVKETTKENKENGDNVDQLRNQVLELQEELKRLQREP from the coding sequence ATGCCTGGTTTTGGAGATATTGTACAAAAAGCTTTTTATCTTGGTGTGGGGTTAGCCTCTTACGCTGGCGAAAAAGCTGGGGGGAAGTTAGCCGAATTGCGATCGCAATTTCAAAAATTGGCAGATGAAATGGTAGCCAAAGGTGAGATGAACACAGAAGAGGCTCGCCGCTTTGTCGAAGATATGATGAAGCAAGCCCAACAGCAATCAACCTCTAGACAAACGCCTGAAAAAACAGCCCCTTCCGAACCTCGTCGGATTGAAATTTTAGAGGTTGACGAAGAACCAAGGGTGAAAGAGACGACAAAAGAAAATAAAGAAAATGGCGATAATGTAGATCAACTACGCAATCAAGTGCTAGAACTACAGGAAGAGTTAAAACGGCTGCAACGTGAACCGTAA
- the queF gene encoding preQ(1) synthase, whose protein sequence is MSNLAPETVSPASQEIKYGEREIAEGKLITFPNPRIGRRYDVNITLPEFTCKCPFSGYPDFATIYITYIPDEKVVELKALKLYINSYRDRYISHEETANQILDDLVAACDPLAITVKTDFTPRGNVHTVVEVRHEKGV, encoded by the coding sequence ATGAGTAACCTTGCACCTGAAACTGTATCTCCAGCAAGTCAAGAAATAAAATATGGTGAACGCGAAATTGCGGAAGGGAAATTAATTACATTTCCTAACCCCCGCATTGGCAGACGCTACGACGTTAATATTACTTTACCGGAATTTACTTGCAAATGTCCTTTTTCCGGTTATCCTGACTTTGCGACTATTTATATTACATACATTCCAGATGAAAAGGTAGTAGAGTTGAAGGCACTCAAGCTTTATATTAACAGCTACCGCGATCGCTATATCTCCCATGAAGAAACAGCCAATCAAATTTTAGATGATCTAGTTGCAGCTTGTGATCCTTTAGCAATTACTGTGAAAACAGATTTTACCCCTCGTGGGAATGTGCATACAGTTGTTGAAGTCAGACATGAAAAAGGGGTTTAG
- a CDS encoding glycosyltransferase family 4 protein — MKIAQVSPQWERVPPPAYGGIELVVGLLTDELVRRGHEVTLFASGDSLSLAKLVSVHPRALRLDPTIKEPAIYEMLLLASVYEQAENFDIIHSHVGLGALVYANLVKTPTVHTLHGIFTPDNEKIFKYGKKQPYISISNSQKEPRLGLNYVDTVYNGIDVSSYEFYPQPNEPSYLAFLGRMSPEKGPHLAIEIAKKTGRKLKIAGKVDLVDLEYFDQKIKPHIDGKQIEYLGEANHLQKNALMGGAYATLFPITWREPFGLVMVESMASGTPVIAMRMGSAEEVIVDGETGFLCNNVAECIHSLDKISNLDRYACREYVDKNFSVQHMTDGYEAVYRQLIAENLAQQNGFSRNVLVTGVAD; from the coding sequence ATGAAAATTGCTCAGGTTTCCCCACAGTGGGAGAGAGTACCCCCACCAGCTTATGGTGGCATAGAATTAGTAGTGGGGTTATTAACTGATGAATTAGTCCGTCGAGGACATGAAGTGACATTATTTGCATCAGGAGATTCTTTAAGTTTAGCCAAATTAGTATCAGTGCATCCCCGCGCTTTAAGGCTAGATCCTACAATTAAAGAGCCGGCTATTTATGAAATGCTGCTATTAGCTTCAGTTTATGAACAAGCAGAAAATTTTGATATCATCCATTCTCATGTAGGACTAGGAGCGCTAGTTTATGCCAATTTAGTCAAAACTCCTACAGTTCACACTTTACATGGAATTTTTACTCCCGATAATGAAAAAATCTTTAAATATGGCAAAAAACAGCCTTATATTAGTATTTCTAATTCTCAAAAAGAACCCCGGCTAGGATTAAACTACGTAGACACTGTTTATAATGGCATTGATGTTAGTAGTTATGAATTTTATCCCCAACCAAATGAACCATCTTATTTAGCTTTTTTAGGGAGAATGTCCCCAGAAAAAGGACCACATTTAGCAATTGAAATTGCTAAAAAAACTGGTCGGAAGTTAAAAATAGCAGGTAAGGTAGATTTAGTAGACTTGGAATATTTTGACCAAAAAATTAAACCACATATTGATGGTAAACAAATTGAATATTTAGGGGAAGCCAATCATCTGCAAAAAAATGCCCTTATGGGGGGTGCTTATGCAACTTTATTCCCCATTACTTGGCGAGAACCCTTTGGATTAGTCATGGTAGAATCAATGGCATCAGGTACACCTGTAATTGCCATGCGAATGGGTTCAGCAGAGGAAGTGATTGTTGATGGTGAAACAGGTTTCCTTTGTAATAATGTGGCAGAATGTATTCATTCTCTTGACAAAATAAGTAACTTAGATCGTTACGCTTGTCGTGAATATGTGGACAAAAATTTTAGTGTTCAGCACATGACTGATGGTTATGAAGCAGTTTATCGCCAGCTAATTGCCGAAAACTTAGCTCAACAAAATGGTTTTTCCCGCAATGTTTTAGTTACTGGCGTTGCTGATTAA
- a CDS encoding ABC transporter permease has translation MNIYKQINKPRVSWQVVFALIIFVFMYLPILVLAFYSFNQSPYSATWQGFTLEWYGKLFSDERILSGLYNSLVVAFCAVGVSAVMGTLMAVGLARYDFPGKKLYQGIAYLPLLIPDIAIAVSTLVCLAAFAIPLSIWTIIAAHIVFCLSYVGLVVSARMNNINPHLEEAALDLGATPTQAFILVLLPQLMPGIISGCLLAFVLSLDDFLIASFTAGSGTNTLPMEIFSRIRTGVKPDINALSVMLISTTAIVALIGELIRTAGERRE, from the coding sequence ATGAATATATACAAACAAATAAATAAACCGCGTGTTTCATGGCAGGTGGTTTTTGCACTGATTATATTTGTGTTTATGTATCTACCTATCCTGGTACTGGCTTTTTATAGTTTTAATCAGTCACCTTACAGTGCTACATGGCAAGGTTTTACCCTGGAATGGTACGGAAAATTATTTAGTGACGAGCGGATTTTATCGGGGTTATATAATAGTTTGGTGGTGGCTTTTTGTGCTGTGGGAGTTTCCGCCGTTATGGGAACATTAATGGCTGTGGGGTTGGCACGCTATGACTTTCCTGGTAAGAAATTATATCAGGGAATTGCTTATTTACCGTTATTAATTCCTGATATTGCGATCGCAGTTTCTACCCTAGTATGTTTAGCAGCTTTTGCTATTCCTTTGAGTATATGGACTATTATCGCCGCCCATATTGTATTTTGTCTATCCTATGTTGGTTTGGTAGTGTCTGCGCGGATGAATAATATTAATCCCCATTTGGAAGAAGCAGCTTTAGATTTAGGTGCGACACCAACACAAGCCTTTATTTTAGTTTTATTACCTCAATTAATGCCAGGAATTATTTCTGGGTGTTTATTGGCTTTTGTGTTGAGTTTGGATGATTTTTTAATTGCTAGTTTTACTGCGGGAAGTGGTACTAATACTTTACCAATGGAAATCTTTAGCCGGATTAGAACGGGAGTCAAACCGGATATTAATGCTTTAAGTGTGATGTTAATTTCTACGACTGCGATTGTGGCTTTGATAGGGGAATTGATTAGAACTGCGGGGGAAAGGAGAGAATAG